The genomic interval CCAGTATCGATGAAGATAACGTCGAAGAAGAACGCCGCTTAATGTACGTCGGCATTACGCGCGCGCAGCGAGAGTTAACTTTCGTGATGTGTAAAGAGCGTCGTCAATATGGGGAACTGATCAAACCCAGCCAAAGCCGTTTTCTCGATGAATTGCCTTTCGATGATGTGGAATGGGAACAAACCAAAAAGCCAGTGACACAGGAAGAAAGAATGGCCAAAGGCCAAGCGCACATTGCCAACTTACGTGCCATGTTCAACAAGAAGTAAGCGGTAGACAAATAAGAAAAGGGCTTGGAAAACCAAGCCCTTCTGCTTTAGGAAACTTTGCTTTATAGACCTTTGATCATGTGATCAATAGCGGCAATGATTTCGTCATCGGAACAATCCATACACGTACCGCGAGGAGGCATAGCATTAAAGCCCTCAATCGCGTGCTTGTTCAACACATCATGACCTTGTGCAATACGCGGTGCCCAATCAGCTGCATTGCCAGATTTTGGTGCGCCATTTACCCCAGACGAGTGACAAGCAATACAAAAAGTGCCGTAAACTGTTGCGCCATCACGCGGTCCGGTTGGTTCAGCTTTGACTGGCTCACTACCTGCTAGATAAACATCACCTACTGGCTTGATGCGCTCTGCAATTGCATCGTGGTCAGTACTGGTAGCCATAGCTGCCGTAGAAAAGGTTAAAGCAGCGAATAAAACGCTAATCATTCGTCGAGACATATCCATTAAACTCACTTTACATTCCCAAGGTAAGTCAGCTGGCTTACCAAACATTTATATAGTTAGAGTGCTGTTTTGATTTAACGGTAAATTATCACTGTTAAATCAATGTAAATAATGGGTGATTATATCCCGTTAACTTGTTGCAATAAACAACAAGTTATCAGCTACAGGGGCTGAATCACATCTGTTATTTACATTTGTAGCCAGATAACTGACGAAAAAGAGACCAAACGGAAAAAAAACTAAAAAAAACACTAGACGCCATAGTGTGAACTACGTATTATTCCACTCCGCCGATAGGGCATGCGCCCGTAGCTCAGCTGGATAGAGCGTTGGCCTCCGGAGCCAAAGGTCGAAGGTTCGAATCCTTTCGGGCGCGCCATTTGGATGCCTGGAGGATATATCGGTGAAAAAACAATGGTGGCTATAGCTCAGTTGGTAGAGTCCCGGATTGTGATTCCGGTTGTCGCGGGTTCGAATCCCGTTAGCCACCCCATTCTTTTCTAAGAATGAAACATTTGTCGGTGAATAGCGCAGCTTGGTAGCGCATCTGG from Vibrio vulnificus NBRC 15645 = ATCC 27562 carries:
- a CDS encoding c-type cytochrome, encoding MDMSRRMISVLFAALTFSTAAMATSTDHDAIAERIKPVGDVYLAGSEPVKAEPTGPRDGATVYGTFCIACHSSGVNGAPKSGNAADWAPRIAQGHDVLNKHAIEGFNAMPPRGTCMDCSDDEIIAAIDHMIKGL